A single Xenopus laevis strain J_2021 chromosome 3S, Xenopus_laevis_v10.1, whole genome shotgun sequence DNA region contains:
- the MGC83206 gene encoding uncharacterized protein LOC432265, producing the protein MVGWQLNLGPLKEPLGFIKLLEWFAAIFSFATCGGYSGKTDIIVNCVENKTAAASFMYPFRLNVQTFEGIPEHFCNQTWKELHLTGDYSSPAQFYVAIGVFAFLYCMAALAFYLGLMHLYRDSPKFPLCDFFITVAFALMWLVSSSAWAKGLTDIKISTSPHNIVQNHCPLNYKCLPGQESPMGSLNISVAFGFLNLILWAGNAWFVYKETSLHSPPQQPNPEQDPGNVSP; encoded by the exons tTTGCTGCAATTTTTTCATTTGCCACTTGTGGTGGCTACAGTGGCAAAACTGACATAATTGTGAATTGTGTAGAAAATAAAACGGCTGCTGCTTCATTTATGTATCCATTTAG ATTAAATGTTCAGACGTTTGAAGGGATACCTGAACATTTCTGTAATCAAACATGGAAAGAATTGCACCTTACTGGGGATTATTCATCCCCAGCCCAGTTCTATGTTGCTATTGGAGTTTTCGCTTTTCTTTACTGCATGGCTGCTCTTGCATTTTATCTAGGTTTAATGCACTTGTATCGGGACTCTCCAAAATTTCCATTATGT GACTTCTTCATTACTGTTGCCTTTGCTTTAATGTGGCTGGTTAGTTCCTCAGCTTGGGCTAAAGGTTTGACAGATATTAAAATTTCCACCAGCCCTCACAATATTGTGCAAAATCACTGCCCACTAAATTACAAATGTCTGCCTGGACAAGAATCGCCCATGGGAAGTCTGAACATCTCTGTG GCTTTTGGATTTTTGAATCTGATCCTGTGGGCAGGTAATGCTTGGTTTGTATACAAGGAGACCAGTCTACATTCCCCACCGCAACAACCAAACCCTGAGCAAGACCCTGGAAATGTTTCTCCGTGA